A region of Paenibacillus thiaminolyticus DNA encodes the following proteins:
- a CDS encoding phage tail domain-containing protein: MANWLALSNLLGVYTSEPLPIALEGDGALTKLAWDCDVPPSCRAAVQTSLSPDQGRTWSDWKACVNGGGIPDIEAGTPLREAMLRYRVILQSGMPGVTPSFRSISFRLEPVVVFDNKGDVSCSPEIWITKEGSGEFAIVNTSQGDAAFRFEQLLDEEKVYVNNDRQHIETSLVNTYRYSGFNDGYLSLPPGRNVLKVCGNAAFQFRYQFRRIQ; the protein is encoded by the coding sequence ATGGCAAATTGGCTTGCATTATCGAATTTGCTCGGGGTGTACACCTCGGAGCCGCTGCCGATTGCGCTCGAGGGAGACGGGGCGCTGACGAAGCTGGCCTGGGACTGCGATGTTCCGCCCTCCTGCCGGGCTGCGGTCCAGACCTCGCTCTCCCCGGATCAGGGACGGACCTGGAGCGATTGGAAAGCGTGCGTGAACGGCGGCGGCATTCCGGATATCGAAGCCGGGACGCCCCTTCGCGAAGCGATGCTGCGGTACCGGGTCATTCTGCAGTCCGGGATGCCGGGCGTCACGCCTTCCTTCCGGTCGATCTCCTTCCGGCTGGAACCGGTTGTCGTGTTCGACAATAAGGGAGATGTGAGCTGCTCCCCGGAAATCTGGATCACGAAGGAAGGAAGCGGCGAGTTCGCCATCGTGAACACGTCGCAGGGAGACGCCGCATTCCGCTTCGAGCAGTTGCTGGATGAAGAGAAGGTGTATGTGAACAATGATCGGCAGCATATCGAGACCAGTCTGGTGAACACGTACCGCTACAGCGGGTTCAACGACGGGTATTTGTCGCTGCCGCCCGGAAGGAATGTGCTGAAGGTGTGCGGGAACGCCGCGTTCCAATTCCGCTATCAATTCCGGAGAATTCAATAA
- a CDS encoding distal tail protein Dit codes for MTIRDADYFVYAGVSSIDFGIRNVNISSGMLEESFAAPRSIREVSIAGRDRPYFQNIAKEPLRFQVSCAFEETWNSDRIREAARWLTEQSYYRELVFSSDPERVFYALVIDEPMLIHNGLSEGYINVTFKCDSPYSYSPVYYSPRYEWKETVADIAERNFAQGSREAVILGPQGELLLDSQRPRWSDYASGTRWSDIG; via the coding sequence ATGACGATTAGAGACGCGGATTATTTCGTCTATGCCGGGGTCTCCAGCATCGACTTCGGCATCCGGAACGTCAATATCAGCTCCGGCATGCTGGAGGAGAGCTTCGCGGCCCCGCGTTCGATTCGCGAGGTCAGCATCGCGGGACGAGACCGGCCCTATTTTCAAAACATCGCCAAAGAACCGCTGCGCTTCCAGGTCTCATGCGCATTCGAAGAAACATGGAACTCGGATCGGATTCGCGAAGCGGCGCGTTGGCTGACCGAGCAGAGCTATTACCGGGAGCTGGTCTTCTCTTCGGATCCGGAGCGGGTCTTCTATGCGCTGGTTATCGACGAGCCGATGCTGATCCATAACGGATTATCCGAAGGGTATATCAACGTGACCTTTAAATGCGATTCTCCGTATTCCTACTCCCCGGTCTACTACTCTCCGCGGTATGAATGGAAGGAGACCGTGGCGGACATTGCGGAGCGGAACTTCGCCCAGGGAAGCCGGGAAGCGGTGATTCTGGGGCCGCAGGGAGAGCTGCTGCTCGATTCGCAGAGGCCGCGCTGGAGCGATTACGCCTCGGGTACGAGATGGTCCGATATTGGGTGA
- a CDS encoding phage tail tape measure protein, whose product MNDVTLRLSASLDMRSSTKAINQAIRELEKSPSLQRLQLRAGIDPASLQSLKECSTAIVKQNEAVKDAIDGYKKLGDQIEEANQKAAKGGAADSSSSQPDSSAPRQNSFANNLKKAKQSVLENVAKQLVNAPIEGARQAVQTVIEVDSKMAALRREMDSDTNFDRMLDRSVTLAGELGRSLDDVLNTMHGLARSGWNEQQVMALTETVQLARNISGLSGDEAIAALTAAMSAFQIEASRSMTILDSLKAVDQAYAVSTRDLALSLTEAGAAARSYGVSMEELIGHAAAIGSITQESGAVIGSSLEAIYEGIMKADSSAVALQEAGVSLQDTSGAMKSASKIVEELAGKWNQLSEGTQRYIAQTIAGKEHMHRFMALMANYPVALDAANAALYSEGAAMRDNETHMQSLEARLANMRTAWQELALTMGEAFISDSLIALISAATALGQAFVWLAERIGTLPLLLGTMAATVKVVRTAIASFIGSISQTAAGLLGIAPASATAATGLRGLAAATKMLGRAIKSLVVSTGIGALVALISWGVSELIGLFGDAEEGAEEVSQSLERMNASAAQAGHLKTLAAEYERLAASEEQTIETKTRLAQIESTLQSQFGISVKSLEGSAGAYEQNNELIRQRIAFLQEEVRIEREKAQLEYESQKSKIDRKIEKASTKREKAEQELNERSQKYEEFLKNRENKTIISNENEYFSKKFFPVDFDPNNSSHSVFIRMMGEELATEVKKAREKWEASNTEFTEAVSTAENAIKGRLQSYVDAFESKGEELNEHTRFLTDVLASWAAANQVEISESDFAAIFQAFQKGDIQRVEDVVDLFAKLPGNIQITGSSLKDLDKRFNQMKIGAGGAADGLDGLASSLQKSKQGGDELRNRIKSTQDELKSFNQILADLEAGQSMSTEAMLDLMATYPELQKHISKTADGWKLEKEGIQELREEKLKKAKDDLENEKRSTLSAYFESMARIRIYGVEMGSIQDLADAKKRIAEAEANREKSKQFTNLVSSIVPGSKGFFDKVQQREDEKLKEATQQVKDTEDFYKKYEALLDDAYYGVSRKGTSSSSSGKKDSYQPSLRFNPFEEAIQRVNASLEKNQQQMEEAMASGRQYDKLLEKRIGLYNDMGEALRKLRQSQSSRRSELASLLGSAGLVKNGEVVGDVRTRLESIGKRGSKTGYSARDYEKFVEEYMELTRTIGDTDLKIDQNVIQLADAYKRRFESLQQPSEKKREKLRHQLALLGDINTAEEKRLAAQNAAENMNALVTEGKRIRGEIDDTEQIIRNSKTPPEQKRAATIYLEWLRDNDRSKQEEIVAEAEHAGQQQAEALIAGYKERIEELEFENSLLGSLDTEEKQRRAKEIDDQIISIYEESGRTIESQIAELTRKAANADSLAEKRRAESKRQALQEYQRTVLKQIADNQAAEQKARLDNANKVIDNLKKVLQQEKELRTQAIEEEIRTENKRHDEKMKHLDAELKKTEENINAQLKGLDRANAEEDYDSQLRKLMKERQDIQDRLNVLALDDSFEAKAKKKQLQEQLESKDEEIDKFKLDRERELRKQALSDQLEDRRKIIENEKELEDNQHNDKLAKLDIEKSKIEQHYKGILEDEKYFYGIKQQLLSNDKNVVFTALDEIKGKYDSFFAELAKASERLGQTIADNIKYSFEQDYDELEQYGKSLVPSISGTVKQPGTTSGTMLPGAGDQLKNKKIFSAESGGMMPAWGEKQGKFLLAHEKELILNQSDSFNLLKVVDITRNIIDSIKRPFASVPALQPALAGAPTQNFHIAITGNFAQKDGDDIAKSLDTALRARGHRL is encoded by the coding sequence GTGAATGATGTAACATTGCGGCTGTCGGCGTCGCTCGATATGAGAAGCTCGACCAAGGCGATCAATCAAGCGATTCGGGAATTGGAAAAAAGCCCGTCGCTCCAAAGGCTTCAACTGCGAGCCGGCATCGACCCAGCTTCTCTCCAATCGCTCAAGGAGTGCAGCACGGCCATCGTGAAGCAGAACGAGGCGGTCAAGGATGCGATCGACGGCTATAAAAAGCTGGGCGATCAGATCGAGGAGGCCAATCAAAAAGCAGCTAAGGGCGGAGCGGCCGATTCTTCAAGCTCGCAGCCTGACTCGTCTGCGCCACGGCAGAACAGCTTCGCCAACAATCTCAAAAAAGCGAAACAATCTGTGCTTGAGAATGTAGCGAAACAACTGGTGAATGCCCCGATCGAAGGGGCACGGCAGGCGGTGCAGACGGTTATCGAGGTAGATTCCAAAATGGCCGCTCTCCGGCGGGAAATGGATTCGGATACCAACTTCGACCGCATGCTGGACCGCTCCGTCACGCTGGCGGGCGAATTGGGCCGCTCGCTGGACGATGTTCTCAATACGATGCACGGACTGGCCCGTTCCGGCTGGAATGAACAGCAGGTCATGGCGCTGACGGAGACGGTGCAATTGGCCCGGAATATTTCGGGCTTAAGCGGAGATGAAGCGATCGCCGCGCTGACCGCCGCCATGTCCGCTTTCCAGATCGAGGCAAGCCGAAGCATGACGATCCTCGATTCGCTCAAGGCGGTCGATCAAGCCTACGCTGTCTCGACGCGGGACTTGGCGCTCTCCTTGACCGAAGCCGGCGCAGCGGCGCGATCCTATGGCGTCAGCATGGAAGAGCTGATCGGCCATGCCGCCGCCATCGGCAGCATTACGCAGGAATCGGGCGCCGTCATCGGCAGCAGCCTGGAAGCGATATATGAGGGCATTATGAAAGCCGATTCCTCGGCTGTCGCACTGCAGGAGGCAGGGGTGTCGCTGCAGGATACGTCAGGGGCGATGAAGTCGGCCTCGAAGATCGTGGAGGAGTTGGCCGGCAAATGGAATCAGCTCTCAGAAGGGACGCAGCGCTATATCGCGCAGACGATCGCCGGCAAGGAGCATATGCACCGCTTCATGGCCTTGATGGCCAATTATCCGGTGGCGCTGGATGCAGCGAACGCAGCGCTCTATTCCGAAGGCGCGGCAATGAGGGATAATGAGACGCATATGCAGTCGCTGGAGGCCCGGCTCGCGAATATGCGGACCGCGTGGCAGGAGCTGGCGCTCACGATGGGCGAGGCTTTCATCAGCGACTCGCTTATCGCGCTAATCAGCGCCGCAACAGCGCTGGGGCAGGCGTTCGTCTGGCTCGCGGAGCGAATCGGTACGCTGCCGCTACTGCTCGGGACGATGGCGGCAACGGTAAAAGTGGTCCGTACGGCGATTGCATCCTTCATCGGGAGCATCTCCCAGACAGCGGCCGGTCTTCTCGGTATTGCTCCGGCGTCGGCTACGGCAGCTACCGGACTGAGAGGACTGGCTGCCGCAACGAAAATGTTAGGCAGAGCGATTAAAAGCTTGGTGGTCAGCACAGGGATAGGAGCGTTAGTTGCCCTGATCTCTTGGGGCGTATCCGAATTGATCGGGCTATTCGGCGATGCGGAAGAGGGCGCGGAGGAGGTTAGCCAATCCCTCGAGCGCATGAATGCATCCGCCGCGCAGGCTGGTCATCTGAAGACGCTGGCGGCGGAGTATGAGCGCTTGGCCGCAAGCGAGGAACAAACGATCGAGACGAAGACGCGTCTCGCACAGATCGAGAGTACGCTGCAGTCCCAGTTCGGCATCAGCGTGAAGTCGCTGGAAGGGAGTGCCGGCGCGTACGAGCAGAACAATGAGCTGATTCGGCAGCGGATCGCGTTTCTCCAGGAAGAGGTCCGGATCGAGCGGGAGAAGGCGCAGCTGGAATACGAAAGCCAGAAATCCAAAATCGATCGCAAAATCGAGAAGGCGTCAACGAAAAGGGAAAAGGCGGAGCAGGAGCTTAACGAAAGATCGCAAAAGTATGAGGAGTTCCTGAAAAACAGAGAGAACAAAACGATAATAAGCAATGAGAATGAGTACTTTAGCAAGAAGTTTTTTCCCGTCGATTTTGATCCGAATAATTCGTCCCACTCGGTATTTATTAGGATGATGGGGGAAGAGCTCGCCACGGAAGTAAAGAAAGCACGCGAGAAATGGGAAGCCTCCAACACCGAATTTACGGAAGCGGTCAGTACGGCAGAGAACGCGATCAAAGGACGGCTCCAATCCTATGTCGACGCCTTCGAATCCAAAGGAGAGGAACTGAATGAGCATACGCGCTTCTTGACTGATGTGCTGGCCTCCTGGGCCGCCGCCAATCAGGTGGAGATTAGCGAGAGTGACTTCGCCGCGATCTTTCAAGCCTTCCAGAAGGGCGACATTCAGCGGGTCGAAGACGTTGTCGACTTATTCGCCAAGCTGCCCGGGAACATCCAAATCACCGGAAGCTCATTGAAAGATTTGGATAAGCGATTCAACCAGATGAAGATCGGCGCGGGCGGCGCGGCCGACGGGCTGGACGGCCTGGCCTCTTCTTTGCAGAAGAGCAAGCAAGGGGGCGACGAGCTTCGCAACCGGATCAAGAGCACGCAGGACGAGCTTAAATCGTTCAATCAGATTTTGGCCGATCTGGAGGCGGGCCAATCGATGTCTACTGAGGCGATGCTGGATCTGATGGCCACCTATCCGGAGCTGCAAAAGCATATCAGCAAAACGGCCGACGGCTGGAAGCTGGAGAAAGAGGGCATTCAAGAATTACGGGAAGAAAAGCTGAAGAAGGCGAAGGACGATCTGGAGAACGAAAAACGTTCGACGCTGTCGGCTTATTTCGAATCGATGGCCCGAATTCGAATCTACGGCGTCGAGATGGGCAGCATTCAGGATCTGGCCGATGCCAAAAAGAGAATCGCAGAAGCCGAAGCGAATCGGGAGAAATCGAAGCAGTTCACAAACTTGGTTTCGAGTATCGTTCCTGGCTCGAAGGGATTCTTCGATAAGGTACAACAGCGGGAAGACGAGAAGCTGAAGGAAGCAACACAGCAGGTTAAAGATACAGAAGACTTTTACAAAAAATATGAAGCGCTGCTCGATGACGCCTACTACGGAGTCAGCCGCAAAGGAACGTCCTCCTCTTCTTCCGGCAAGAAGGATTCCTACCAGCCGAGCTTGCGGTTCAACCCATTCGAGGAAGCGATTCAGCGGGTCAATGCGTCCCTGGAGAAAAATCAGCAGCAAATGGAAGAGGCGATGGCGTCCGGACGCCAGTACGACAAGCTGCTGGAGAAGCGGATCGGTCTCTACAATGACATGGGGGAGGCGCTGCGGAAGCTGCGGCAGTCGCAGTCATCGCGCCGCTCGGAGCTGGCATCCCTGCTCGGATCTGCCGGGCTGGTCAAGAATGGCGAAGTCGTGGGGGATGTCCGTACGCGGCTCGAGTCGATAGGCAAGCGCGGGAGCAAGACGGGCTATTCGGCTAGGGACTATGAGAAGTTCGTCGAAGAATATATGGAGCTGACCCGCACTATCGGCGACACGGACCTCAAAATCGATCAGAACGTCATCCAACTGGCCGATGCCTATAAGCGCCGCTTCGAGAGCCTGCAGCAGCCGAGCGAGAAGAAGAGGGAGAAGCTGAGGCATCAACTGGCGCTGCTTGGCGATATCAATACGGCCGAAGAGAAGCGGCTTGCCGCGCAGAACGCGGCCGAGAACATGAACGCGCTGGTGACGGAAGGCAAGCGCATCCGCGGAGAGATCGATGATACGGAGCAGATTATCCGGAACAGCAAGACGCCGCCGGAGCAGAAACGGGCCGCCACGATCTATCTGGAATGGCTGCGGGACAATGATCGGAGCAAGCAAGAGGAGATCGTGGCCGAAGCCGAGCATGCCGGTCAACAGCAAGCCGAAGCCTTGATTGCCGGGTACAAGGAGCGAATCGAGGAACTCGAATTCGAGAACAGCCTGCTTGGCAGCCTGGACACCGAAGAGAAACAGCGCAGAGCCAAAGAAATCGATGATCAGATCATCTCCATTTACGAAGAGTCGGGCCGGACTATCGAATCCCAGATAGCGGAATTGACGCGCAAGGCAGCTAACGCGGACTCGTTGGCCGAGAAGCGCCGCGCCGAATCGAAGCGGCAAGCGCTGCAAGAATACCAGCGCACCGTGCTGAAGCAAATCGCAGACAATCAGGCAGCGGAACAAAAAGCAAGGCTCGATAACGCGAACAAGGTGATTGACAACCTGAAAAAAGTGCTGCAGCAAGAAAAAGAACTGCGTACCCAAGCGATCGAGGAAGAGATTCGGACGGAGAACAAGCGTCACGACGAGAAGATGAAGCACCTGGATGCGGAGCTCAAGAAGACCGAGGAGAATATCAATGCCCAGCTCAAGGGGCTGGACCGCGCCAATGCGGAAGAGGATTACGATTCGCAGCTCCGCAAGCTGATGAAGGAACGGCAGGATATCCAGGATCGGCTCAACGTTCTGGCATTGGACGATTCCTTCGAAGCGAAAGCGAAGAAGAAGCAGCTTCAGGAGCAGCTCGAGTCCAAAGACGAGGAGATCGACAAGTTCAAGCTGGATCGGGAACGGGAGCTGCGCAAACAGGCCCTCTCCGATCAGTTGGAAGACCGGCGCAAGATCATCGAGAACGAAAAAGAGCTCGAAGATAATCAGCATAACGATAAGTTAGCCAAGCTGGACATAGAGAAGAGCAAAATCGAGCAGCATTATAAGGGAATTTTGGAGGATGAAAAGTACTTCTATGGCATAAAGCAGCAGCTGCTCAGCAATGACAAGAACGTCGTGTTCACGGCGCTGGACGAAATCAAAGGCAAGTACGACTCGTTCTTCGCGGAGTTAGCTAAGGCAAGCGAACGGCTTGGCCAGACGATTGCCGACAACATCAAGTATAGCTTCGAGCAGGATTATGACGAGCTGGAGCAGTACGGGAAGAGCTTAGTCCCCTCGATTTCAGGTACGGTCAAACAGCCGGGAACGACTTCGGGAACCATGCTTCCGGGCGCGGGTGACCAGCTCAAAAACAAAAAGATCTTCTCCGCCGAATCCGGCGGCATGATGCCGGCGTGGGGGGAGAAGCAGGGCAAATTCCTGCTCGCCCATGAAAAAGAGCTAATCCTGAACCAATCCGATTCGTTCAATCTGCTGAAGGTGGTCGATATCACCAGAAACATTATCGATTCCATCAAAAGGCCGTTCGCTTCCGTTCCCGCGCTTCAGCCTGCCCTGGCGGGAGCGCCGACCCAGAACTTCCACATTGCCATTACGGGGAACTTCGCGCAGAAGGACGGGGACGATATCGCGAAATCGCTCGATACGGCGCTCCGGGCCCGGGGGCATCGATTATAG
- a CDS encoding metal-sensitive transcriptional regulator: MNHYSDDVKKRLKRIEGQVRGVLRLMEEGKPCKEVVSQLSAVRNASDKALAQIVADNLQHCLLEEQALGGDTGKIVKEAVELLVKSR; the protein is encoded by the coding sequence ATGAATCATTACTCGGATGACGTGAAAAAACGGCTGAAGCGGATTGAAGGACAAGTGCGCGGCGTGCTGCGCCTGATGGAAGAGGGAAAACCGTGCAAGGAGGTCGTCAGCCAGCTATCGGCTGTGCGGAACGCGTCGGACAAGGCGTTGGCCCAGATCGTGGCCGATAATCTGCAGCACTGCCTGCTGGAGGAGCAGGCTTTGGGCGGAGATACGGGGAAGATCGTGAAGGAAGCGGTCGAGCTGCTGGTCAAGAGCCGATAA